From Granulicella sp. WH15, the proteins below share one genomic window:
- a CDS encoding helix-turn-helix transcriptional regulator, with protein sequence MSLHPLDGKQFRARLVLLRNAKGLIQEELSEKIGRANNYISRVETGRIKTVPFDVLAKIALALDVTIDDLLFVDGITETPDVIKARIHRWLETIDTKRLRKFYRLLLLIIEE encoded by the coding sequence ATGAGTCTTCATCCTCTTGACGGAAAACAATTTCGCGCTAGGTTGGTGTTGCTGCGTAATGCCAAGGGTTTGATCCAAGAGGAGTTGTCCGAGAAGATCGGTCGAGCCAACAACTACATTAGTCGAGTAGAGACGGGACGAATTAAGACCGTCCCATTTGATGTGCTTGCGAAAATCGCCCTCGCTTTAGACGTGACCATTGATGATCTTTTGTTCGTCGATGGCATAACGGAAACTCCTGATGTCATCAAAGCCAGGATTCATCGGTGGCTCGAAACAATCGATACCAAACGGCTCCGCAAGTTCTATCGCCTACTTCTCCTAATAATTGAAGAATGA
- a CDS encoding anti-sigma factor: MPSNTHDDFLRLCALSTTGELTSEEEIELTEHLRHCATCKAALIEFEQVVASLLPAIAAESAPEMQDASESDDWSIENAEKALLQAVEQHHEDKAETDFLRSKSQHTNRIRAFAAILAIGATIGTAAYYAHHQAINEATLRKSPEIPVQPRSVLQKPGSSLVAVHPQESASNNTAVEVAELRRRLLHEQSRNAALQNELAQTQDQMNQRVEALGDAVRDRDQLRQQAALDLAEKTALKNKLVSLETTAPDNTDRVKALEAQVTVLNALAEEKDKAIAQEAELLQHDREIRNLMGARNLYIAEIYDVSKTGSTQKPFGRVFYTRDKSLVFYGFDLDQQSHVKTTSVFQAWGRKDAEHDVSLGILYQDDASHNRWVLKFNDAATLAHLDAVFVTIEPSGGSPKPSSKPLLFTYLKLPANHP, from the coding sequence TTGCCGTCAAACACCCATGACGATTTTCTGCGGCTATGCGCCCTCTCCACCACTGGAGAACTGACATCAGAAGAAGAGATAGAGCTGACTGAACATTTGCGCCACTGCGCAACCTGCAAGGCCGCACTCATTGAATTTGAACAGGTCGTGGCCAGTCTCTTACCGGCGATTGCAGCGGAATCAGCGCCAGAGATGCAGGACGCCTCTGAGTCGGATGATTGGTCCATCGAAAACGCTGAAAAGGCGCTCTTGCAAGCTGTCGAACAGCATCATGAAGACAAAGCCGAGACGGACTTTCTCCGTTCGAAGTCACAGCATACGAATCGTATTCGTGCTTTTGCAGCGATCCTCGCAATCGGAGCCACCATCGGGACGGCAGCGTACTATGCCCACCATCAGGCCATAAACGAAGCAACATTACGGAAATCGCCAGAAATTCCGGTCCAACCTCGCTCAGTTCTCCAGAAACCAGGCTCATCGCTTGTAGCCGTGCATCCGCAGGAATCAGCTTCCAACAACACTGCCGTGGAGGTTGCAGAACTTCGGCGTAGGCTGCTTCATGAGCAATCACGAAATGCGGCCTTGCAAAACGAATTGGCGCAAACACAAGATCAGATGAACCAGAGGGTAGAAGCTCTGGGAGATGCAGTCAGGGATCGAGATCAACTAAGGCAACAGGCCGCGCTTGATTTGGCCGAAAAGACTGCCCTGAAAAACAAACTGGTCTCTCTCGAAACAACGGCACCTGATAATACAGACCGCGTGAAAGCCCTTGAAGCGCAGGTGACTGTCCTCAACGCGTTGGCAGAGGAAAAAGATAAGGCTATCGCTCAGGAGGCCGAGCTACTCCAGCATGACCGGGAGATTCGCAATCTGATGGGCGCTCGTAATCTCTATATTGCAGAAATCTATGATGTCTCCAAGACCGGGAGCACACAGAAACCATTTGGCCGAGTCTTCTACACCAGAGACAAGTCGTTGGTCTTCTATGGCTTTGATCTCGATCAACAGAGTCATGTGAAGACGACAAGTGTTTTTCAGGCGTGGGGACGTAAAGATGCTGAGCACGATGTCAGTCTTGGCATCCTGTACCAGGATGATGCAAGTCATAATCGCTGGGTATTGAAGTTCAATGATGCTGCAACCCTCGCTCACCTCGACGCGGTGTTTGTGACGATTGAACCAAGCGGGGGCAGTCCCAAGCCAAGCTCAAAACCTCTGCTATTCACATATCTAAAGCTCCCCGCCAATCATCCATAG
- a CDS encoding RNA polymerase sigma factor, whose amino-acid sequence MTSEAAAFFPNTISREDEARSPQPLPVSKSGQTVLAAELATDSYSSENATVSPAPAELPERIAEYSDDVLLKETGKGNKEALSILFRRYARPVRNVAAKILKNKQEAEDLVQDVFLYIFRKADQFDPALGNAGSWIIHVTYHRAFDQRRRLNSRHFYNGEDLENATVHLAAPYVPPRIEHSIQGVLGAELLEKFNKHLSEDQRRVIQLCVFEGYSLRDVAEITNQPIVNVRSQYYRGLQRMRRYVLPEAFRSK is encoded by the coding sequence ATGACTTCCGAGGCCGCTGCGTTCTTCCCAAACACGATCTCACGCGAGGACGAAGCGCGGTCGCCACAACCTCTCCCAGTATCTAAATCAGGACAGACCGTTCTCGCAGCAGAGCTTGCGACCGATTCCTATTCTTCCGAAAACGCAACCGTATCTCCGGCACCCGCAGAGCTGCCCGAAAGGATTGCCGAGTACAGCGATGATGTTCTGCTCAAGGAAACGGGGAAAGGAAACAAGGAAGCACTCTCAATTCTTTTCCGTCGATATGCGCGCCCCGTTCGCAATGTCGCTGCGAAAATTTTGAAGAATAAGCAGGAGGCCGAAGACCTGGTCCAAGATGTATTCCTCTACATCTTTCGTAAGGCCGATCAATTCGACCCGGCACTAGGGAACGCCGGATCATGGATCATCCATGTGACCTATCATCGAGCATTCGATCAAAGACGTCGGCTCAACTCACGTCACTTCTATAATGGGGAGGATCTGGAGAATGCAACAGTTCACCTCGCAGCACCTTATGTTCCGCCGAGAATCGAGCACTCAATTCAAGGCGTCCTCGGTGCTGAGCTTCTGGAGAAATTCAATAAGCACCTCTCGGAAGACCAACGCCGCGTGATTCAACTCTGTGTCTTCGAGGGATACTCCCTTAGAGATGTTGCAGAGATCACCAACCAACCAATTGTCAACGTAAGAAGCCAGTATTACCGTGGCCTGCAACGAATGCGGCGATACGTTCTGCCAGAAGCGTTTCGGTCAAAGTGA
- a CDS encoding TonB-dependent receptor, with amino-acid sequence MKYLCAIFLSVAAICFTTSVIAQSTTATISGLVLDSAGKVITDADVAILNEATGLQYNSKTNNVGLYAVSILPPGQYRVQVSKNGYKTIIKSDTTLNVQSAVALNFTLPVGAASESITVEGESSLINTTDASVSTVVDHAFVENMPLNGRSFQDLIAMTPGVTTQSSQQTAAIGEQGDFSVNGQRTESNAYSVDGVSGNINAGYPNGYPQAATGGTVAAGTALGTTQSLISVDALQEFRISSSSYSAEFGRSPGGQISLSTRSGTNILHGTIFDYLRNDIFDANDWFNNHNGAPKTAIRQNDFGGTVGGPIRIGKLYDGRDKSFFFVSYEGLRLVVPTAATTQYVPSLAVRAGTTDTLKPIFSAFPLPTGPEIQIPCSTGTNNCPNGQPTGTLVPSGLSSFVKNYSLPGDIDSTSVRLDHRISSKHSAFFRVGYTPTTASSRTLSSLAKQSFKTTTYTFGVTSQLTNNISNEFRYGYAESKSDNNVSLDTFGGAVPIDMAAAFGIPASYPSTQPEPYLTVSGVGTTYVYPYHVNNQLAQTNVTDTFALTRGHHSFRLGIDYRHFDSPLNPPLFTGFGFFYTRQEMLSNITDSIQLTKRIGSDPIFNQFSAFVQDEWKVLPALTVSMGVRWDISPPPKGSNGNDAYALRGNLSDPSSITVAPKGTPPWNTAYFNFAPRLGVAWVVHPSSGWETVVRGGGGVFFDTGSQNATLGYTGIGFQSTKTASSTPLPFTPAQLDFSVSASAPYTSDVAYGFPQHLQSPYTLEWNAAVQQSLGKSQALTLTYIGSNGRRLQQAQIIRNPNFELLYYFPSGVTSNYNALQATLQRSIVRGLQGLASYTWSHSFDYGSTSASYPATYGNSDFDIRSNFQAGLSWTLSGYTNNEVVKSLLNGWGLDGRVNARTAFPITLTGNSLFDASGSLYYSGVNYDSSRPTYLYGSRYPGGKAINGGVNNPNTPAFYLPTGTSAGNAPRNLVRAFGALQINTAVRREFRLYEGLNLQFRAEAFNVLNHPVFGYVDPTLTDALFGKTTKTLSQSLGASSALYQQGGPRSMQFALKLLF; translated from the coding sequence TTGAAGTATTTGTGTGCCATTTTTCTCAGTGTCGCGGCCATATGTTTCACAACTTCAGTAATAGCGCAGTCAACAACAGCGACAATCAGCGGTCTCGTGCTTGATTCGGCAGGCAAAGTAATCACAGACGCGGATGTCGCAATATTGAACGAGGCTACAGGACTTCAGTACAACAGCAAGACGAATAACGTTGGCCTTTATGCTGTCTCGATACTTCCACCAGGACAGTATCGCGTTCAGGTCTCGAAAAATGGATATAAAACAATCATCAAGTCTGATACAACCCTGAATGTTCAAAGCGCGGTTGCTCTAAACTTCACCCTTCCTGTAGGCGCAGCATCTGAAAGCATCACAGTCGAGGGGGAGTCTTCACTGATAAACACCACTGACGCCTCGGTCAGCACGGTAGTCGATCATGCCTTCGTTGAAAACATGCCCCTAAATGGCAGAAGCTTCCAAGACCTCATTGCAATGACGCCTGGTGTCACAACTCAAAGCTCACAACAAACAGCAGCAATCGGTGAGCAGGGAGACTTCAGTGTCAATGGCCAGCGAACGGAATCAAATGCATATTCGGTAGATGGAGTGTCGGGAAACATCAATGCGGGATACCCAAATGGATATCCCCAAGCCGCTACGGGCGGCACAGTTGCAGCCGGGACTGCATTAGGTACTACCCAAAGTCTGATCTCAGTTGATGCATTGCAAGAATTCAGAATCAGCAGTTCGTCCTACTCCGCAGAGTTTGGTAGAAGTCCGGGAGGACAGATTTCTCTTTCAACAAGGTCTGGAACAAACATCCTGCACGGCACTATTTTCGATTATCTCCGTAATGATATTTTCGATGCGAACGACTGGTTCAATAACCACAATGGTGCGCCTAAGACTGCCATTCGGCAGAACGACTTTGGCGGTACAGTCGGTGGTCCGATTAGAATAGGGAAACTCTATGATGGTCGTGATAAAAGCTTCTTTTTTGTGTCCTATGAAGGGCTGCGACTCGTAGTACCGACAGCAGCGACAACACAGTATGTCCCGTCACTAGCAGTCAGAGCAGGAACGACAGATACCCTCAAGCCGATCTTCAGTGCCTTTCCTTTACCGACAGGACCAGAAATACAGATTCCATGCAGTACAGGAACTAATAATTGCCCTAATGGACAACCTACAGGCACCCTTGTGCCCAGTGGGCTTTCATCGTTTGTCAAGAATTATTCGTTACCGGGAGACATTGATAGCACATCAGTCAGGTTAGATCATCGGATATCGTCCAAGCACAGCGCCTTTTTCCGCGTTGGGTATACCCCAACAACAGCAAGTAGCCGCACTCTATCTTCGCTCGCCAAGCAGTCATTTAAGACCACGACCTATACGTTCGGAGTCACAAGTCAGCTAACCAACAACATCAGTAATGAATTTCGATATGGATATGCTGAAAGTAAATCGGACAACAATGTAAGTCTCGATACTTTTGGCGGCGCTGTGCCGATCGATATGGCGGCTGCGTTTGGAATACCCGCTAGTTACCCAAGCACCCAGCCAGAACCCTATTTAACCGTATCGGGGGTGGGGACGACATACGTTTACCCCTACCATGTAAATAATCAACTAGCCCAGACAAATGTGACAGACACCTTTGCATTGACAAGGGGACATCACTCTTTTCGACTAGGAATTGATTATCGACACTTCGATTCCCCCTTGAATCCGCCGTTATTTACGGGGTTCGGCTTTTTCTATACGCGCCAAGAAATGTTGAGCAATATTACAGATAGTATCCAGCTCACAAAACGAATAGGCTCTGATCCTATATTCAACCAGTTTTCCGCATTCGTTCAGGATGAGTGGAAGGTACTTCCTGCTTTGACGGTATCAATGGGCGTTCGATGGGATATATCGCCACCACCCAAAGGGTCAAACGGAAATGATGCTTATGCTTTGAGGGGGAACCTATCCGATCCATCCTCAATTACTGTCGCGCCAAAAGGCACCCCTCCATGGAACACGGCATACTTCAATTTTGCGCCCCGGTTAGGCGTAGCATGGGTTGTACATCCAAGTTCAGGGTGGGAGACAGTCGTTCGTGGTGGTGGTGGCGTCTTTTTTGACACAGGGAGCCAAAATGCAACTCTTGGATACACGGGCATTGGTTTCCAATCAACAAAGACGGCGTCCTCAACTCCTCTGCCCTTTACTCCGGCTCAACTTGACTTCTCTGTATCTGCATCTGCGCCCTATACGTCCGATGTAGCATACGGTTTTCCTCAACATCTTCAGTCGCCATATACCCTCGAATGGAACGCTGCTGTGCAGCAGTCACTAGGGAAGTCTCAAGCACTAACACTTACTTATATTGGGTCAAACGGACGGCGACTTCAACAGGCCCAGATCATACGCAATCCAAACTTCGAGCTTCTATATTATTTCCCTAGTGGCGTAACCTCTAACTACAACGCCCTACAGGCCACACTTCAGAGATCAATAGTCAGGGGACTGCAAGGGCTGGCCAGTTACACATGGTCGCATTCCTTCGATTATGGTTCCACAAGTGCGTCTTACCCGGCCACGTATGGGAATTCTGATTTTGACATCAGGAGTAACTTCCAAGCCGGACTGTCATGGACCCTTTCTGGCTATACCAATAACGAAGTAGTCAAATCTCTGTTGAACGGTTGGGGCCTAGATGGTCGTGTCAACGCACGAACGGCATTCCCAATCACCCTTACAGGCAACAGTCTTTTTGATGCGAGCGGAAGTCTCTACTATAGCGGCGTGAATTACGACAGTTCACGACCTACATATTTATATGGAAGCCGATATCCGGGAGGAAAGGCAATAAATGGCGGTGTAAATAATCCGAATACGCCCGCCTTCTATTTG
- a CDS encoding KH domain-containing protein: MYQAKYAFSESVNPVPLLIELIARSLVDNSAAVKLEVIEETDQTLIRLWTASSDIGKVIGKQGRTARAMRTILAGASMKLKHRYSLEIVEESPVQDNLRSNAQTCQLCNGEPKEIEKTEKLTVPRTSPVPRSANQDGQRQRTAAQGHRRS; encoded by the coding sequence GTGTACCAGGCAAAATACGCATTCTCAGAATCCGTAAATCCCGTTCCTCTGCTGATCGAGTTGATAGCACGGTCGCTCGTAGATAACTCTGCGGCGGTAAAGCTAGAGGTTATTGAAGAGACGGACCAAACACTCATCCGGCTCTGGACTGCTTCCAGCGACATTGGAAAGGTGATTGGCAAGCAGGGCAGAACCGCCCGAGCCATGCGAACGATTCTCGCTGGGGCAAGCATGAAACTCAAGCATCGCTATTCCCTTGAAATTGTGGAGGAGAGTCCTGTCCAAGACAATTTGAGGTCCAACGCGCAAACCTGCCAACTTTGCAATGGCGAACCCAAAGAAATCGAAAAGACTGAAAAACTCACTGTTCCGCGGACGTCCCCTGTTCCGCGATCAGCGAATCAAGATGGGCAGCGGCAGCGAACCGCCGCCCAAGGGCACCGACGGTCTTAA
- a CDS encoding helix-turn-helix transcriptional regulator yields the protein MAKRKQIQPRDGVERAFGDEMRKARLKKKISQMTLYKATGLDRTFISDLERGIQGPSLRTVFRVAEGIDIQPQVLLEKTMNSRFFVSPSSDLPQNKMRKQRRKSR from the coding sequence ATGGCTAAGCGAAAACAAATTCAACCTCGGGATGGCGTCGAGCGGGCCTTTGGGGATGAAATGCGCAAGGCCAGATTAAAGAAGAAGATCTCGCAGATGACTTTGTATAAGGCTACGGGGTTGGACCGCACGTTCATTAGTGATTTGGAGCGCGGCATACAGGGGCCAAGTCTCAGAACGGTTTTTCGCGTTGCTGAGGGAATTGATATCCAACCCCAAGTTCTGCTTGAAAAAACCATGAACTCCCGTTTCTTCGTGTCTCCGAGCAGCGACTTACCTCAAAACAAGATGAGGAAACAGCGTAGAAAATCTCGCTGA